Proteins from a single region of Trichoderma asperellum chromosome 3, complete sequence:
- a CDS encoding uncharacterized protein (EggNog:ENOG41): MSKIYSEARQVVVHLGAETRPNVDLFFEFLQQNGSSTGRQVTQVGISAFLSRPWFSRVWVLQEVAVARKILVMWGSTELRWEFLSTARLSTLGLMPVDETGKIPPVLQLSQGIKKPLKDFPSLIHTARSCASTDPRDKIYALLGLLSDQVVHKMIPDYNKPVKDLYIEVTMHIINLYNHLDILSHIGRQTKEEISAISALKTRSSVLWENRIESAAKTAVEAQKQAEHIRTRVFEAKDAENQAWNELREKEVQWKRWKEKSQEWRGLECQADIWRELTERGRAWRQLKGQQRGSPQNVAGGDQKLCHELRENEVAMHKLREEQERIWDYSERKELKRQKELRSMLGAKQRSWNAKADILRCELELKNKIFYDFEAKKRIWPEIKEEASRAWREVEDVRKEWEEWRKKTEKAEAEYREKALLLEKQIMQRRQARGALKSLEEVGLKLKDDEEQAWHALKTKQQTGGRGRREANTWRKLSVKEENAWHRWQWAQEQARIGVERGKERAWKELKEAKNAWLEISSTATDLEAAKDVVAAARNIWEEAHDAVAKAEQHPLIQAADLAMREYRALENGRSSSLFDLNRHISRELRSQTRFIQRGQQPLPSWVLHLDGHPCLASLSAFQIGSKASIFQQPVARLCRSGHPEASPVLEIKILELDTVAQTTQRPTSKPRRADIPVSGISESQVWQPELDFMSRFNHGPRMRIHGSSFHSMQQFCQGRRLVKTKRSWVICTGQVEDGDKICAVYGASVPFLLRLAPDRERRFKLIGECYLDGFRGPKFVDDYLELLGEYKRYFNVTTARSLPWQMAYLE; this comes from the coding sequence ATGAGCAAAATATACTCCGAAGCAAGACAAGTGGTAGTTCATCTGGGAGCAGAGACTCGTCCCAATGTCGATCTGTTCTTCGAATTTCTTCAACAAAATGGCTCAAGCACCGGAAGACAAGTAACTCAGGTTGGGATTTCGGCGTTCTTGTCGAGGCCGTGGTTTTCCAGAGTTTGGGTCCTTCAGGAAGTGGCAGTTGCAAGAAAAATCCTGGTGATGTGGGGATCAACGGAGCTCCGATGGGAGTTCCTCTCAACTGCGCGCTTGTCAACCCTAGGCTTGATGCCGGTAGACGAAACAGGCAAGATCCCGCCAGTGCTTCAGCTCTCACAAGGCATTAAAAAGCCGTTGAAAGATTTCCCTTCCTTGATCCATACGGCTCGGAGTTGTGCATCCACTGACCCGAGAGACAAAATATACGCATTACTTGGCCTTCTTAGCGATCAAGTTGTTCACAAGATGATCCCAGACTATAACAAGCCAGTCAAAGATCTGTATATCGAGGTCACGATGCACATCATCAATTTATACAATCATCTCGATATTCTTTCTCATATCGGAAGACAaaccaaagaggaaataagTGCAATAAGTGCACTCAAAACGAGATCGAGCGTTCTATGGGAAAATCGCATTGAGTCAGCCGCTAAAACAGCTGTAGAGGCACAGAAACAGGCTGAGCATATAAGGACGAGAGTCTTTGAAGCAAAAGACGCAGAAAACCAAGCGTGGAATGAAttaagagagaaggaagtgcagtggaagagatggaaagagaagagccagGAATGGCGCGGGTTAGAATGCCAAGCTGACATATGGCGGGAGTTAACAGAAAGGGGAAGAGCATGGCGTCAATTAAAGGGCCAGCAGAGAGGATCACCGCAAAATGTAGCAGGGGGAGACCAAAAACTGTGTCATGAATTAAGAGAAAACGAGGTGGCAATGCATAAATtgcgagaagagcaagagagaatCTGGGATTACTCGGAAAGgaaagagctgaagaggcagaagGAGTTGAGGAGTATGTTGGGAGCAAAACAGCGGAGTTGGAATGCAAAAGCGGACATTCTACGGTGTGAACTggaattaaagaataagatCTTCTATGATTTCGAAGCAAAGAAGCGTATCTGGCCCGAGATAAAAGAAGAGGCTAGTAGAGCTTGGCGTGAAGTGGAAGATGTAAGGAaagaatgggaagaatggagaaagaagacggaaaaggcagaggctgaATATCGAGAAAAAGCTTTATTGCTTGAGAAACAAATTATGCAGCGCAGACAAGCTCGGGGTGCATTGAAAAGTCTCGAAGAGGTtgggctgaagctgaaagatgacgaagaacaAGCCTGGCACGCTTTGAAAACAAAGCAACAGACAGGCGGCAGAGGGAGACGCGAGGCCAATACGTGGCGCAAATTGAGCgtaaaggaagaaaatgCGTGGCATAGATGGCAATGGGCTCAAGAACAGGCAAGAATCGGAGTAGAAAGGGGCAAAGAGCGAGCATGGAAGGAactgaaagaagcaaaaaacgCCTGGCTTGAAATCTCGTCTACAGCAACCGACCTCGAGGCTGCAAAAGACGTGGTGGCTGCCGCAAGAAATATTTGGGAAGAAGCACACGATGCTGTTGCAAAAGCTGAACAGCATCCCTTGATCCAGGCCGCCGATTTGGCAATGCGAGAGTACCGCGCTCTTGAAAACGGTCGATCCTCGTCCCTCTTTGACCTGAATCGGCATATAAGTCGCGAATTACGCAGCCAAACCCGATTCATTCAGCGAGGCCAACAGCCTTTGCCGTCCTGGGTGCTGCATCTTGACGGGCACCCGTGTCTTGCATCGCTTTCTGCCTTCCAAATTGGATCCAAGGCCTCCATCTTCCAACAACCAGTGGCTCGACTTTGCAGAAGCGGGCATCCAGAGGCATCTCCGGTCTTGGAGATCAAAATCCTTGAGCTCGATACAGTGGCACAGACAACTCAAAGGCCGACATCCAAGCCCAGAAGGGCTGATATTCCAGTATCTGGTATTTCTGAATCCCAGGTGTGGCAACCAGAGTTAGACTTCATGTCTCGCTTTAACCACGGTCCGCGGATGAGAATCCACGGGAGCAGTTTCCACTCTATGCAGCAATTTTGTCAAGGGCGGCGTCTAGTTAAGACCAAAAGATCGTGGGTTATTTGTACCGGTCAAGTTGAAGATGGTGACAAAATATGTGCCGTTTATGGTGCGAGCGTCCCTTTCTTGTTGAGGCTGGCTCCAGACCGTGAGCGGAGATTTAAGCTCATTGGTGAATGCTATTTGGACGGGTTTCGAGGGCCCAAGTTTGTTGATGATTATTTGGAGCTTCTGGGAGAGTATAAGCGATACTTTAATGTGACAACCGCGCGATCCCTTCCCTGGCAGATGGCTTATTTAGAGTAG
- a CDS encoding uncharacterized protein (EggNog:ENOG41~TransMembrane:1 (o26-44i)) yields the protein MPVTTRGGLPGADYNYLKAQPPAWDSVRTGLSIFALFVIARYCVQRTYRWLRPAARRNTTASPSPTYNLLPQRQYQPHLGPMDDEKRIQGVNDQQQDVNAPATAATTMTTTTTTASPIDRRPHWRSAGGALPGPFISRLPPAPPLTPPELSTAVFTLDEQSPSSQSFIHQPNPDYMSSTSTTAIQTDGPDSASIPRRRSYTKTFPISVSVSHSPPSQSPKAESPNSAFSPSSYPPSTGLLPPAPPSGLDLEADDYSHGHGHRNVDLQGEIISVLDREGAGWTRHTRVYGGGACLACAASGGGFYGANVTPEEMR from the coding sequence ATGCCCGTAACCACGCGTGGAGGCCTACCCGGCGCCGACTACAATTACTTGAAAGCCCAACCGCCCGCCTGGGATTCGGTTCGAACTGGACTGTCCATTTTTGCTTTGTTTGTCATTGCACGCTACTGTGTGCAGAGGACGTACCGATGGCTTAGACCAGCTGCGAGGCGTAACACCACTGCATCACCCTCCCCCACTTACAACTTACTGCCCCAAAGACAGTACCAGCCACACCTTGGCCCGATGGATGATGAAAAGAGGATTCAAGGGGTCAACGACCAACAGCAAGATGTGAATGCGCCGGCGacagcagcgacgacgatgacgacgacaacgACGACGGCTTCTCCCATTGATCGGCGCCCGCATTGGAGAAGCGCTGGCGGCGCCTTGCCTGGACCCTTCATCTCCCGGCTGCCTCCCGCGCCACCTTTGACTCCGCCGGAGCTGAGCACAGCCGTCTTCACCTTGGACGAGCAGTCGCccagcagccagagcttCATTCACCAGCCCAACCCCGATTACATGTCCTCGACGTCCACTACTGCCATTCAGACAGACGGCCCTGATTCTGCCTCCATCCCCCGGCGGCGATCCTACACTAAGACGTTCCCCATTAGCGTCTCTGTGTCTCACTCTCCTCCCTCGCAGTCGCCCAAGGCTGAATCACCGAATTCAGCCTTTTCGCCCAGCTCCTACCCCCCGTCGACTGGGTTGCTACCGCCTGCGCCTCCCTCTGGTCTGGACCTGGAGGCGGATGATtacagccatggccatggccaccgGAACGTCGATTTGCAAGGCGAGATCATCTCGGTCCTCGATCGCGAAGGAGCTGGCTGGACTCGCCATACACGTGTCTACGGTGGCGGAGCCTGCCTGGCCTGCGCCGCCAGCGGCGGAGGTTTCTACGGAGCCAATGTCACCCCAGAAGAGATGCGATGA
- the RO4 gene encoding Actin-like protein: protein MTEILHNAPIVLDNGSGTIRAGFAGEDLPKCFFPSWVGRPKHLRVLAGALEGDLFIGNKASNELRGLLKIHYPLEHGVVTDWDDMERIWEYVYGEGLKTLSEEHPVLLTEPPLNPRSNRDTAAQILFETFNVPALHTSIQAVLSLYASGRTTGIVLDSGDGVSHAVPVYEGFAMPSSIQRIDVAGRDVTEYLQTLLRKSGYIFHTSAEKEVVRLIKESVSYVAHDPKKEERDWIGVKPNESKFAEYVLPDGHKLKIGAERFRAPEILFDPEIIGQEYPGVHQIVVDAISRTDLDLRKSLYSNIVLSGGSTLTKGFGDRLLTELQKLAVKDMRIKIFAPPERKYSTWIGGSILAGLSTFRKMLVSIDDWHENPDIIHTKFT, encoded by the exons ATGACGGAAATACTGCACAATGCCCCGATTGTGCTGGACAATGGCTCGGGGACGATTCGCGCCGGTTTCGCGGGAGAAGACTTGCCCAAATGCTTCTTCCCGTCGTGGGTTGGCCGGCCGAAGCACCTGAGAGTCTTGGCTGGCGCGCTGGAGGGCGATCTCTTCATCGGAAACAAGGCCTCCAACGAACTGAGGGGCCTGCTCAAGATCCACTATCCGCTGGAGCATGGTGTCGTTACCGATTGGGACGATATGGAGAGGATTTGGGAGTACGTGTACGGCGAGGGACTCAAGACTCTGAGCGAAGAG CACCCTGTACTGCTGACAGAGCCTCCTCTGAACCCTCGAAGCAACCGCGACACCGCCGCGCAGATCCTTTTTGAGACGTTCAATGTTCCCGCCTTGCACACGTCTATCCAGGCCGTATTATCCTTATATGCCAGTGGCCGGACGACGGGTATTGTGCTCGACTCGGGCGACGGCGTGTCGCATGCGGTGCCCGTATACGAAGGCTTTGCGATGCCCAGCAGCATACAGCGCATTGATGTTGCGGGCCGAGATGTGACGGAGTATCTGCAGACACTACTGCGCAAGAGCGGCTACATCTTCCATACGAGCGCGGAAAAGGAGGTTGTCAGGCTGATCAAGGAGAGTGTGTCGTACGTGGCGCATGACccgaagaaggaggagagggacTGGATCGGAGTGAAGCCAAACGAGAGCAAATTCGCCGAATACGTCTTGCCGGACGGACACAAGCTGAAG ATTGGAGCCGAGCGATTCAGAGCGCCAGAGATTCTATTTGATCCTGAGATTATCGGCCAGGAGTATCCTGGTGTCCACCAGATCGTGGTTGATGCTATTAGCCGCACTGACTTGGATCTCCGAAAATCGCTTTACAGCAACATTGTGTTGTCCGGAGGCAGCACGCTGACAAAGGGCTTTGGTGACCGACTCCTGACGGAACTGCAGAAGCTGGCAGTCAAGGACATGAGAATAAAGATCTTTGCGCCTCCGGAAAGAAAATACTCTACATGGATCGGAGGAAGTATTCTCGCTGGCTTGAGTACATTCCGCAAA ATGCTTGTGAGCATTGATGACTGGCACGAGAATCCCGATATTATCCACACGAAATTCACATGA
- a CDS encoding uncharacterized protein (EggNog:ENOG41) has product MPSSYIFTESAPSQATFYRSGRGGAGNTFRTSAAASSPSPASTTFTPRQLPNQRFFSGIGGAGNVHQADELQPAILRSLETPADHNPSVGYVGRGGAGNVYRRKTSDAASTSSADSSSSSMSDKAKLWATRVASSLGRK; this is encoded by the coding sequence ATGCCCTCCAGCTACATCTTCACCGAGTCCGCCCCCTCACAGGCCACCTTCTACCGCTCAGGCCGTGGCGGCGCCGGCAACACATTCCGCACCTCAGCCGCCgcatcctcgccctcgcccgcCTCAACCACCTTCACCCCCCGCCAGCTGCCCAACCAGCGCTTCTTCTCGGGCATTGGCGGCGCGGGCAACGTCCACCAGGCCGACGAGCTGCAGCCCGCCATCCTGCGCTCGCTCGAGACGCCCGCCGACCACAACCCGTCCGTGGGCTACGTCGGTCGTGGTGGCGCGGGCAACGTCTACCGCCGCAAGACGAGCGATGCGGCCAGCACGTCGAGCGccgacagcagctccagctcgatgagcgacaaggccaagctgtGGGCGACGAGAGTGGCCAGCTCGCTTGGACGAaagtag
- a CDS encoding uncharacterized protein (SECRETED:SignalP(1-22)~TransMembrane:1 (n4-15c22/23o436-458i)~CAZy:GH76): MKSFFGPGAIAALLAAADIAAAQQTPFSISSTDDIKKTSATLAWDLLQYYKGNESGQTPGLLPGPPPAGPYYWWEAGAMFGTLIDYWFLTGDTTYNDLTIQGIQFQTGTDNDFQPRNETLSLGNDDQGFWGMTAMTAAEENFPNPPADKPGWLALAQAVFNTQASPERHDDTCGGGLRWQIPPTNKGYSYKNSIANGCFFNLGARLARYTGNTTYADWAEKTWNWWADVGFLDSETYAIYDGADVSNNCTKINKAEFSYNSAVWVLGAAYMYNYTKSDTWKTRVEKLVDHGLETFFPKGIAYEPTCEDWGTCSTDMLSFKGYLHRWYSTTTQIAPFTAEKILPVLKTSAAAAVKQCTGGDLGRQCGFKWDTFKYDGATGVGQEMDVLGAVSSLLIGSSKGPVTNSTGGTSVGNPNAGGNPNSFEVPVTPITAGDKVGASIVTIILVCSTVSILGWMSIGA, translated from the exons ATGAAGTCATTCTTTGGGCCgggcgccatcgccgccctTCTAGCTGCAGCAGACATTGCTGCCGCGCAACAGACTCCGTTCTCGATTTCCTCAACGG ATGACATCAAGAAAACATCAGCCACCTTGGCCTGGGACCTGCTCCAATACTACAAAGGAAATGAGTCGGGCCAAACCCCCGGCCTTCTTCCCGGACCACCTCCTGCTGGACCTTACTACTGGTGGGAAGCCGGTGCCATGTTTGGCACGCTGATCGATTACTGGTTCTTGACCGGCGACACCACCTACAACGACCTCACTATTCAAGGCATCCAGTTCCAGACGGGAACTGACAATGACTTCCAGCCCCGCAACGAAACGCTCTCGCTGGGAAACGATGACCAAGGCTTCTGGGGCATGACGGCCATGACGGCTGCCGAGGAGAACTTCCCCAATCCTCCTGCTGATAAACCGGGGTGGCTAGCTCTGGCCCAGGCGGTCTTCAACACCCAGGCCAGTCCCGAGCGTCACGATGACacttgcggcggcggcttaCGATGGCAGATCCCCCCGACTAACAAAGGATACTCGTACAAGAACA GTATTGCTAATGGTTGTTTCTTCAATCTGGGGGCCCGTCTGGCCCGTTACACCGGCAATACGACTTATGCTGACTGGGCTGAAAAGACGTGGAATTGGTGGGCAGACGTAGGATTCTTGGACAGCGAAACATATGCCATCTACGACGGAGCTGACGTTTCCAACAACTGCACCAAAATCAACAAGGCCGAGTTTTCGTACAACAGCGCGGTCTGGGTTCTCGGAGccgcatacatgtacaacTAT ACCAAGAGCGACACATGGAAAACGAGAGTCGAGAAGCTTGTCGATCACGGCCTCGAGACCTTCTTTCCCAAGGGCATTGCGTACGAGCCCACGTGCGAAGATTGGGGCACTTGCTCCACCGACATGTTGTCCTTCAAAGGCTATCTCCATCGGTGGTATTCTACCACGACGCAGATTGCTCCCTTTACGGCTGAAAAGATTCTGCCCGTGCTCAAGAcatcggcggcggcagctgtCAAGCAATGCACGGGCGGTGACCTTGGTCGCCAATGCGGTTTTAAGTGGGATACGTTCAAGTACGATGGCGCCACTGGAGTGGGCCAGGAAATGGACGTCTTGGGGGCTGTTTCGTCTCTTCTCATCGGCAGCTCCAAGGGCCCAGTAACCAACAGCACCGGTGGCACGTCCGTCGGCAATCCCAACGCTGGTGGTAACCCGAACAGTTTCGAAGTGCCCGTGACCCCTATCACGGCTGGAGACAAGGTTGGCGCTTCAATCGTCaccatcatcctcgtctgCTCCACCGTCTCTATACTCGGCTGGATGAGCATTGGTGCTTAA
- a CDS encoding uncharacterized protein (BUSCO:EOG092D3GEY), with protein MDGFEKHGLNDDDFGAKGGIVSAFDAFPKSKPQYVTQTAGGGKWTVAMLLISSIFMWTELGRWWRGTEAHTFAVERGVGHDMQINLDIVVKMNCDDLHVNVQDASGDRILAADKLAREATTWSQWVDEKGMHKLGKNENGQLDTGLGWHSKHDEGFGEEHVHDIIALTQRRAKWAKTPRPKGRPDSCRMFGSLDLNKVQGDFHITARGHGYMGMGQHLDHDKFNFSHIISEMSYGPYYPSLVNPLDRTVNSAIVHFHKFQYYLSVVPTVYLANRRIVNTNQYAVTEHSKTISDHQIPGIFFKYDIEPILLSVEESRDGFLTFLIKIVNVFSGVMVAGHWGFTLSDWVREVIGKRRRSNGGVGVLGNKHGFDE; from the exons ATGGACGGGTTCGAGAAGCATGGCTTgaacgacgacgactttgGCGCAAAGGGCGGCATCGTCAGCGCCTTTGATGCATTCC CTAAATCCAAGCCGCAATATGTGACACAGACAGCTGGTGGCGGGAAATGGACTGTTGCCATGCTCCTCATATCCAGCATCTTCATGTGGACTGAGCTTGGTCGCTGGTGGCGCGGCACCGAGGCGCATACGTTCGCTGTCGAGAGGGGTGTCGGGCACGACATGCAGATTAATCTGGATATAGTTGTCAAGATGAACTGCGACGATCTGCACGTCAACGTCCAGGATGCGTCGGGAGATCGCATTCTCGCCGCGGACAAGCTGGCCCGCGAGGCCACCACCTGGAGCCAGTGGGTTGATGAGAAGGGCATGCACAAGCTCGGCAAGAACGAAAATGGCCAGCTCGACACGGGCCTTGGCTGGCACTCGAAACACGACGAAGGCTTTGGCGAAGAGCATGTCCATGACATTATTGCTCTCACTCAAAGGAGAGCCAAGTGGGCAAAGACTCCTAGGCCCAAGGGAAGGCCTGACAGCTGCCGCATGTTTGGAAGCCTGGATCTGAACAAGGTGCAAGGAGACTTCCACATCACGGCGAGAGGCCACGGCTACATGGGAATGGGCCAACACTTGGACCATGACA AATTCAACTTTTCCCACATCATCTCGGAAATGTCGTATGGACCGTACTACCCATCGCTAGTCAACCCTCTCGATCGTACCGTCAACTCCGCCATTGTCCACTTTCATAAATTCCAGTACTATCTCTCCGTGGTCCCTACCGTTTACCTTGCCAACCGCAGGATCGTCAATACCAACCAGTATGCCGTCACCGAGCATAGCAAGACAATCTCGGACCATCAGATCCCGGGCATCTTTTTCAAGTACGACATTGAGCCTATCCTGCTGAGTGTGGAGGAAAGCCGTGACGGATTCCTCACCTTCTTGATCAAAATTGTCAATGTCTTTAGTGGAGTCATGGTAGCCGGTCACTGGGGCTTCACGCTGAGCGACTGGGTCCGCGAGGTCATCGGCAAGAGGCGCCGAAGCAACGGCGGTGTTGGTGTTTTGGGCAACAAGCATGGCTTCGACGAGTAG